From Saccopteryx leptura isolate mSacLep1 chromosome 3, mSacLep1_pri_phased_curated, whole genome shotgun sequence, one genomic window encodes:
- the CCN2 gene encoding CCN family member 2 — MPAAGLGPVRFAFVLLLALCSRPASGQDCGGQCQCAAPAPRCPAGVSLVLDGCGCCRVCAKQLGELCTERDPCDPHKGLFCDFGSPANRKIGVCTAKDGAPCVFGGTVYRSGESFQSSCKYQCTCLDGAVGCVPLCSMDVRLPSPDCPFPRRVKLPGKCCEEWVCDEPKDHTMVGPALAAYRLEDTFGPDPTMIRANCLVQTTEWSACSKTCGMGISTRVTNDNAFCRLEKQSRLCLVRPCEADLEENIKKGKKCIRTPKISKPVKFELSGCTSVKSYRAKFCGVCTDGRCCTPHRTTTLPVEFKCPDGEVMKRSMMFIKTCACHYNCPGDNDIFESLYYRKMYGDMA; from the exons ATGCCCGCCGCCGGCCTGGGTCCCGTCCGTTTTGCCTTCGTGCTCCTGCTCGCCCTCTGCAGCCGG CCCGCCTCCGGCCAGGACTGCGGCGGCCAGTGCCAGTGCGCGGCCCCGGCGCCGCGCTGCCCCGCCGGCGTCAGCCTGGTGCTGGACGGCTGCGGCTGCTGCCGCGTGTGCGCCAAGCAACTGGGCGAGCTGTGCACTGAGCGCGACCCCTGCGACCCGCACAAGGGCCTCTTCTGCGACTTTGGCTCCCCGGCCAACCGCAAGATCGGCGTGTGCACCG cCAAAGATGGTGCCCCTTGCGTTTTCGGAGGGACGGTGTACCGGAGTGGCGAGTCTTTCCAGAGCAGCTGCAAATACCAGTGCACTTGCTTGGACGGGGCGGTGGGCTGCGTGCCCCTGTGCAGCATGGACGTTCGCCTGCCCAGTCCTGACTGCCCCTTCCCGCGGAGGGTCAAGCTGCCCGGGAAATGCTGCGAGGAGTGGGTGTGCGATGAGCCCAAGGACCACACCATGGTTGGCCCTGCCCTTGCTG cttACCGACTGGAAGACACGTTTGGCCCAGACCCAACTATGATTCGAGCCAACTGCCTGGTCCAGACCACAGAGTGGAGTGCCTGTTCCAAGACTTGTGGGATGGGCATCTCCACCCGGGTTACCAACGACAACGCCTTCTgcaggctggagaagcagagtcGCCTCTGCTTGGTCAGGCCTTGTGAAGCTGACCTAGAAGAGAACATTAAG aAGGGCAAAAAGTGCATCCGTACCCCCAAAATCTCCAAGCCTGTCAAGTTTGAGCTTTCCGGCTGCACCAGCGTGAAGTCATACCGGGCTAAGTTCTGCGGAGTCTGCACAGACGGCCGATGCTGCACCCCGCACAGAACCACCACTCTTCCCGTGGAGTTCAAGTGCCCTGACGGTGAGGTTATGAAAAGGAGCATGATGTTCATCAAGACCTGTGCCTGCCATTACAACTGTCCCGGAGACAATGACATCTTTGAGTCACTCTACTACAGGAAGATGTACGGAGACATGGCATAA